The genomic region TGAACATTAATAAGCGTGTCCCACATTGAATTCAATTGTACACACACTCTCACGAAAGTGGCAATCTAATTTTCACTCTCACTGCCACTCTTTCGAACGAAGACGTCGCACGTTCAACTCGTCATCTGCAAGAATACTAATCACGGTCTCTACACCAATCGAGACTTGCTGTTTGACTTCCATCTTCGGATGTTTCGAAATACGCGACCGTCTGTACGATGAAATACAACGAAAAGGAGCTCGCCGCGTTGGCATGCGAAGGCGGGTCTGACAAGGAAGGTCTACTGTATAAGAAAGGAGGTCAAAAGGGTCAAAGTGAGGGCGGACGTGTTTGCTGGTTGCTCGCTTCGATCGATTTGCTGATTGCGATGTACTTTGGTGTTCAGGTTATCAGCCGCGGTGGTTTCGGTTGAAAGgcaatttgttgttttatttcaAGGCGAATGAGAAGGGAGTGAtgacggtgtgtgtgtgtgtgtgtgtgtgtgtgtgtgtgtgtgtgtgtgtgtgcgcgtgtgtgtgtgtaggtacagtgtggtcacgtgactgttaaTATTTTGGGTTTGTGGTGTAGTCGTCTGAGCCGCAGGGAGCTCTGGTGTTGGAGGGGTGTAAAGTTGAGCAGTTTGAGCATCCCTTGCGGAGACATTGTTTTTCAGTTGGTGAGTGAAGTCTTTCTGGTGCAgttcgacacacacacacacacacacacacacacacacacacacacacacacacacacacacacacacacacacacaggcacacacacacacacacacacacacacacaggcacacacacacacacacacacacacacacacacacacacacacacaggcacacatgCTTGGActatgtagttgttgttgataGCTTGTGAAAGTAAAGTTGTTTTTTGAAGCTACTATCTTTCTTTGTGCTATGCAGGGTTTGAAGAAGATGATGCTTCAAGAGTATATTACTTGTCTTGTCAGACAGCTGATGAAGTTGCCAGTTGGATGGATGCTATTAAGAAAGCGAGGTCAGATGGTGGTTTAAGTCAGTTGGTCAGTCagatgacatacaaacagacagacgaatggatggatggatggatggacagacagctagacaaacagacagacagacaagacttTAAAGTGCAACGCTAAGGTCATAgtgagaaaaatctcagctctcaccaataacattgactgtaccgtacattgctctacccagtttttcagccacaaAGTTGGCTCCaggtagtttgcattgttctcttttaattGAGTGTTAGATGTTTGTTTTAAAATGTAGTTCTAGTGAACTCTCATAGTTGCGGAACTTTACATAGTTACCTtactagcattgtattatagatgtatgtttgaataaatgttatttgacggacggacggacagacagacagacagacatacaagtaGCCAAATGGATGACATGCTTTAGCATCACTCTACCACTAATAGCCATTAGCCACTAGCCAGACTTGCTTGTATCTTTGTAATTTGATCAACAATAAGAGCTTGTCATTGTGCAAACAAAGAGGTTCACAGATCGCCGACTTTCTCTTATTTATAATTATCTGAGATCTTATATTTTGTCGTCTCTTCTTGACAGTTATGAGTACATGAGATCACGACTTCATGAACTACAGCAGAGAATTATCACATTGACTGGCAAGGTTACACACAGTAACTTGATATTTCATTGCATTTAGTTTCTAAAAtagcaataataaataaataaacataataaataatttaataaagaaacagaaataaaaagaaaataaataataaataaataaacaaacatacataaataaatagtaaataaataaataaataattataaataaataaacaaacaaacatacataaataaataataaataaataaatatacaaattttGTAAAATTATAAAAGTTATTTGCATGTTGTATTGCATTTGATGATATGCAAAACAGGAATTAGTAGGCTAGTATTGTTGCACATTATATATTTCTGATGTGCGTCTGACTTGTTTTATGTAGGATCCTCTGGCTGCAGTCAAAGATGATTTCCAGCCGGAGTTCTCACCCAAGATAAAGAGAAGTACAGGTATAGAGATGTATGATGTAGGAGTGTGTCGTAGTGGTGATTTTTATGAAACTTGTTGGTTGCTCTTGTAGTGGCTAGAACTATGCATCGGAACAGTGCATTTGGTTTTCAGTTTTTTTGTTGATGATGGAGGGAATGGTGGGTGAGGTTGTGTTGGTGTTTTGCAGTTGCCAGTAAAGCGATTACGTCTTGTGATGAGCCTTCTGTTGAGATGTCTGTGGGTAAGGTCATGGTGttacagtcacacacacacacacacagtcacacacacacacacacacacacacacacacacacacacacacacacacacacacacacacacacacacacatgcacacacacacacacacacacacacacacacacacacacacacatgcacacacacaaacaaacacacatgtgcgcgtgcacacacacacacacacacacacacacacacacacacacacacacacacacacacacacacagagtcacaTTTGTGTTACAGCAGTTTAATTGCTTACATCGTATGTATAGCTTGCCTCAATCTTCCAATGACAAGTACTGGTGAAGGTCCAAGTACGTATGTTCATATTAGGTCTCGCATGGCTCCAAAAGCAGCGTGGATGTCTCACTCCAGAACAGAAATCATTGAAGTATTTACAGTAAACatcaattttattgttaaGGTTGTTTTACTTCTGTATGTTAGGATTGCTCTGATCCTGCGTATTTTGCTTCGATAATGATACGTACTGGAGATTGCACATCAAACAGTACGAGATTAAAATTTTCAGTTTATGATGTTAAGAATCGAGAAGGAGAGAAGGTAATTTGCTGAAGTCGtttgttggttgtgttgttttaCATGGgtgttgtgtttcttgttatatgcctgtttcttgtttgtttgatttttagtTGTCcgtttttctgtttctctgtctgtctgtttgtctgtctgtctgtctgtctgtctatatgtctgtctgtctgtctatgtgtctgtcggtacatgtatgtctgtctgttaatctgcttgtcaatctgtctgtctctgtttttctctttgtctgtttctctgtctctgtttgtctgtatgtctgtctcaatacatatatttttcatttaaATTAAACGTTTACAttatgagcaacctaacacaacaagaccattatgGTATTGAAGAATACAAAATTGCACTGCGCAAACTACATTTTGACGTTCTAATCTCACTATActaatgagtttgtctgaGACGACTTTTGCATTGCGACGCTGTAGAGTCACTGAAATAATTGAtcgccacttggtcttgaagtcaTTCTCATTTCATCTTCCTTCATCAtcccttgcactctttgcGAACTtgttctgtgtctgtctgtctgtctgtctgtctgtccgtctgtctgtccgtctgtctgtctgtctgtccgcctgtctgtctgcctgtcaaatcttcatatatttttatagagCAAAGCTAATGcatgtgaaactaaagtaacagctaatgaacaataagtgtcacaactacggCAAAAGATAACACAAgtactgtctatctgtttgtttgtttgtttgtttgtttgtttgtttgtctattttcttgtctgtctgtctgtttatctgtctgtttgtctgtctgcatacaAATGTATTACTATTCATAATCTGTTCTACGTTTAGCCTCTTCTCATTGGTGAAGCAGAGTGTGTTGTTGGCAGTGTAGTCAGCACTAACGAAGCTAGTGGACCAGTAACCTTTGATCTAAGGTAACAAACAGCAATCATGGcttgcacatgcatgtattaCTTACGAATACCCAGCAATACCACCCAATGCTTGCAAGTGCTTCCAGTTATTGGCATTGAAAGCAACATACAAAGTGTTTGATGTCACTGACTGTTGCAGACTCAGAGCTGCAGAAGTAGATTCAAATTGGTCTgacctaacgcgcgctaaaggcaTGGTGTCTCACAGAAATTTTGTcacagttaatattaatgctattTCTTGGAAAAATTCAAGATTTGGGTGTGCACTATTTGCTTTAATCCAATGGAATTCGTCTGCAGGTGAACAACAAATTATGACGAAGAAAATTAAGTACAAcaatgctgtgtgtgtgtgtgtgtgtgtgtgtgtgtgtgtgtgtgtgtgtgtgtgtgtgtgtgtgtgtctgtgcgtgtgtgtgtgtgtgtgtgtgtgtgtgtgtgtgtgtgtgtgtgtgtgtgtgtgtgtggtgcatgtGGTaattacacatgcacacacagcgacacacaaacatctcgaagaaataaattattaaattaattatatatagcCTGTACTGGAAGTTCTCAGCAGTCGCTATCTAACGAAAGTATTAATTTTGAATATTGGTACAGCCTTGGCCGTATCTATTGGTCGGATGTACCGACTCTGAGACTTATATTTGGATGTGTTTGGGTGTAATagatagttgtgttgtgttggctTCAGGAGAGAAGGGTTTGCTTATGCACAAGGACAAGTGGTTATTGCTGCATTCCAGACTGAGACGACTATTCGGAAGCACAGTGCAGTAGATGTGAGcatttgtcacacacacacacacacacacacacacacacacacacacacacacacacacacacacacagttttgTCTCACACGATTCATTATTATTTCAATTCACAGGTTGATGGTGACAGTTTGATGTAAGCCGATGTTCTTATCTCCATAATGATTTACCTACCACGGTCGTTTATGCTTTACTAGGCCTGTCATGGATAGGATAATCTTTGTCAAGTACCGTCTGCCAACAAGGTTTGATAATGACCTCCTGATCACTTTGCActatgtgttgtttgtttgtcaaacagacagacagacagacagacaaaaggacaggcaaacagacagacagacaaagaaaaggacagacaaatagacagacaaacaaacagataaacaaaaggacagacagacagacagacagacaaatagacagacaaacaaagtacAGGCAAACAGTATTACTATTCTCTAAtttatctttgtttgttttttattacATTGTGTTGATGTGACTTCATTCTGTAAAAAAATTAGGTCAAAGGACACGCTGAAAGTCGTCGAGGAAATGGGTGAAagcttgtttgcattgcaAGTTCCTTTTGCTTATCTGTGAGTAGAAACATCCATCTGTTAGCGACCAGTTTGTAAGCAATTTGATTGACATCTGATTCATACTGATTATACAGGAAGATGTTGAATAAAGTTGAGCATCAGGGGACAAAAGATCTTTATGAATTGGGGGAGGTAAATCATACTTATTACATTTGATACACTTTGTGTACTCTAATATCGAGCATAGAAGGGCATCCTCTTACAAATGATGGTTAGCAGTTGACCAATACATCAATGATCATGCAACTATAAGGGCATGCTTTTCAAACGAGGCATCCTTGAGACTCCAGACATTCTTGTTGACTAGTCTACTAGTGTAACTACTGTGTCAGACTCCTCTGGCGTGGATctacagagctgccaactctccctcATTGAGCtggagactcccgcatttgggacccttctcctgCCCACCcacatttggcatcaaatctcccgcattctgaccattggtgggcgtgcctgttctgtgtaaccataCCCAAGTTAAGACATACTtgatactgtaaatccagaaattttcattCTCATAAATTTTGGTACTTCTGCCTATGAAGTAGTTCGTGCACATACGTTATTTTAGTATGGGACattggtactgtactgtagccaaATTCAAGTACATCTAGTATCTATTTTGTATTCATGTTATTTAGTACAACCAAGTATCTGTATGAAAATAACGAAAATTTCATGagtacaaaaatttctggatttacagtatctGGATATCaatgtctgtgtgcgtgcagcGCCCCTCTCTCTatccggctctttcatacATACTTGGTTACAATAttgacatagaaggaggagttGGTCGGACAAAACTGTCCGGAAGtggaaaaggggaggggctggctggcTATCCTAGACTACCAAGGAgttgtattgctggaaaagcgatcgaagaaggtcacaaaacaatagaatctaaAACATCCTaactagccacgagaatgtTTATATACCTTGTTCTTATATTTAATAAATCTAGGCTTATATatat from Corticium candelabrum chromosome 10, ooCorCand1.1, whole genome shotgun sequence harbors:
- the LOC134185919 gene encoding inositol polyphosphate-4-phosphatase type I A-like; the encoded protein is MKYNEKELAALACEGGSDKEGLLYKKGGQKGQSYQPRWFRLKGNLLFYFKANEKGVMTSSEPQGALVLEGCKVEQFEHPLRRHCFSVGFEEDDASRVYYLSCQTADEVASWMDAIKKASYEYMRSRLHELQQRIITLTGKDPLAAVKDDFQPEFSPKIKRSTVARTMHRNSAFVASKAITSCDEPSVEMSVACLNLPMTSTGEGPSTYVHIRSRMAPKAAWMSHSRTEIIEDCSDPAYFASIMIRTGDCTSNSTRLKFSVYDVKNREGEKPLLIGEAECVVGSVVSTNEASGPVTFDLRREGFAYAQGQVVIAAFQTETTIRKHSAVDVDGDSLMPVMDRIIFVKYRLPTRSKDTLKVVEEMGESLFALQVPFAYLKMLNKVEHQGTKDLYELGEVNHTYYI